One genomic window of Punica granatum isolate Tunisia-2019 chromosome 1, ASM765513v2, whole genome shotgun sequence includes the following:
- the LOC116200170 gene encoding uncharacterized protein LOC116200170 isoform X15 produces MNMKMMRDTVPSKLDTSGIGQSLTLFPTLLTGDVIEAEEVLSPHMAPQMSPIKATKQVCHRRVHRKPPPVSSSPLPETIFSNSGFCRAASSAIKELIMVRKKDPFWQYVEPVAEGRFKCNYCGRDFAGGIPRVKSHLSGIKGRDIDICLKVHEDVQAAAREAINGVKRKQKAEASSDDVQISALDATNGTNKRSKVEACSGNFDDNFSNAHEKKDGCMLDNLLAKFALLNDIDCNIIQSSSFIEFVNALLEFGYSYNLPSCSKLKTKLIPNLGMEVAAYVKNVKSSWEQTGCTLISDIWCDDIEGKFHINIISQCPAGLVLLGTFEVSKNDLSSTYFKEIISFVIQHIGPQRVLQFIQSDAQQVELPGPLLHKGFNHIFMTHCAACEIQLLFGDIYTGIEWVRATFDRANFVVDVVYEHYAVLSLVRKYTNKKELKQPLLTEFSSNYEMLQSFVEVKDQLLLLVKSSEWYTSDCDAEETRRQIAETIQNENFWDQVQEVLKALESIFHVFCLVDSSGSTFGYLYGAMEMAEEAMEQLYNNNPNRFQKLWDTFNSRKGRLMHPMHAAAAFLNPAFMCSETFKHSPRIKDGMNFVLKNLVADEEEDDFLDQMDQYHMKASEVFTYTAMKMLKTSHPRKWWDYCGDYLPILKKYAIRILSQPCSSSSCKRSLSASEAAQIKRRRESTPAGLENCLHLRMNATLMAKSNTMKTIDRRPIDLQELGKPKLISENSADGLPSDPKILCPNEQQNSGSLFTRNQLVEPNYLQLHFVTMVSSPLVTGQKVEGEGGSPIHVFLVDPQTGFLVQDGALSRLKLIVCVLEGDFNEEGEADWAQEYFQSNEITSIIPLMAGNLHVVLNGGMGTLGDITFNEESSMARNGTFRLGVKTSGDCREGFRIREGISNAFVVKGNEATRWKKPAAYDMLLPDDRHSPCNLQESSSFLVTGNYDEIYDDWLLWSFDESGSVYQHHQQEYCFKSKQAATRWFKLKAVLQWAILRRIIMRKRARRMVVKNRVEKRLVSTAGQNWNVKEHKHAPVTSLTQMYFTCNHEHEDDEKDGKLKPINSSDRDTVPSMLDTSGMGQSLTLFPTLLTGDGIKAKEVLSPHMAHFKATKQKGKEVLLKRSGSFRSTITDAGGSIPAKPDSNYFSHSLTLFPSLLNDMEPNKADVLEPMPTNSGSYIELTKLAPMAALSSALCLLSNVRQPAESSSCLTALDDGALGQCKYENDMKRAKKRWRKLKSVLRLVFLWKVIAPRSFEGHSKGSQVGNFPAKVHSSAVSRRVHRYVRRKDTSWTLVMGSLEDAYAWRKYGQKAILGQKYPRSYFRCQNRKISKCRATKQVERLDSDPTTYRVTYYGHHTCDMSAAVSSPSQPSPPPSGPEVEMPKSPPTKRISQASGIKCDDHKESTDQTAVNMSNLGDDMEDTLADHPL; encoded by the exons ATGAACATGAAGATGATGAG AGACACTGTCCCATCAAAGCTGGATACATCAGGAATAGGTCAATCTTTAACTCTCTTCCCAACATTACTCACTGGAGATGTTATCGAGGCAGAGGAGGTTCTCAGTCCTCATATGGCCCCTCAAATGAGCCCAATCAAAGCTACGAAACAGGTCTGTCACCGGCGCGTTCACCGGAAACCACCGCCTGTCTCTTCATCGCCTCTGCCCGAGACTATCTTCAG CAATTCCGGGTTTTGTCGGGCAGCGAGCTCCGCAATAAAG GAACTCATCATGGTAAGGAAGAAAGATCCATTTTGGCAGTATGTAGAACCTGTTGCGGAAGGCCGATTCAAATGCAATTATTGTGGACGAGATTTCGCGGGGGGCATTCCAAGAGTTAAGTCTCATTTATCTGGTATTAAAGGCCGTGACATTGATATATGCCTGAAGGTCCACGAAGATGTTCAGGCTGCTGCCCGTGAAGCAATTAATGGGGtcaaaaggaaacaaaagGCTGAAGCCTCTTCAGATGATGTTCAGATCTCTGCTCTAGATGCAACTAATGGCACAAATAAGAGATCCAAAGTTGAAGCATGCTCAGGTAACTTTGATGATAATTTCTCCAATGCGCATGAGAAGAAAGACGGCTGCATGTTGGATAATTTGCTGGCGAAGTTTGCTTTGTTGAATGATATTGATTGCAATATTATCCAGTCGTCTTCTTTTATCGAATTCGTGAATGCCCTGCTCGAATTTGGATATAGCTATAACCTACCAAGCTGTTCGAAGCTGAAGACGAAGCTTATTCCTAATCTGGGGATGGAAGTTGCTGCATATgtgaaaaatgtgaaaagttcaTGGGAACAGACTGGCTGTACACTAATAAGTGACATTTGGTGCGATGATATCGAGGGGAAATTCCATATCAACATCATTTCCCAGTGTCCAGCAGGGTTAGTGTTATTGGGTACATTTGAAGTTTCGAAGAATGATTTATCCAGTACCTATTTtaaggaaatcatttcttTTGTTATTCAACACATCGGGCCTCAAAGAGTCCTACAATTCATTCAAAGTGATGCTCAACAGGTGGAGTTGCCTGGGCCTTTACTCCATAAGGGCTTTAACCATATATTTATGACTCATTGTGCTGCTTGTGAAATCCAGTTGCTCTTTGGGGATATCTACACTGGAATTGAATGGGTTCGAGCGACATTTGATAGAGCTAATTTTGTTGTAGATGTCGTGTACGAGCATTATGCCGTTTTGTCACTGGTAAGAAAGTATACCAACAAGAAGGAATTGAAACAACCTCTTTTGACTGAGTTTTCCTCAAACTATGAAATGCTCCAATCATTCGTTGAAGTTAAAGATCAGTTACTTCTACTTGTGAAATCTTCCGAATGGTATACATCTGATTGTGATGCAGAAGAAACAAGAAGACAGATAGCCGAAACAATTCAGAACGAGAACTTCTGGGATCAGGTGCAGGAGGTGCTAAAGGCTCTAGAGTCAATTTTCCATGTGTTCTGTTTAGTTGATAGCAGTGGCTCCACCTTTGGCTACTTGTATGGTGCAATGGAAATGGCCGAAGAAGCAATGGAACAACTTTACAACAATAACCCAAATAGGTTCCAGAAGTTATGGGACACTTTTAATTCAAGAAAAGGTCGACTTATGCACCCAATGCACGCTGCTGCAGCTTTTTTGAATCCCGCATTCATGTGTAGTGAAACTTTTAAACATAGCCCCAGAATCAAAGATGGTATGAACTTTGTGCTGAAGAATTTGGTAGccgacgaagaagaagatgattttCTTGATCAAATGGATCAGTATCATATGAAAGCATCGGAAGTGTTCACATATACAGCAATGAAAATGCTGAAAACATCTCACCCTC GTAAATGGTGGGACTATTGCGGTGATTATCTTCCCATACTAAAAAAATATGCTATCCGAATTCTAAGCCAACCTTGCAGTAGTTCGTCCTGCAAAAGGAGTCTAAGTGCATCCGAAGCTGCCCAGATCAAGCGACGAAGGGAATCCACACCAGCAGGGCTGGAAAATTGTCTACATTTAAGGATGAATGCAACGTTGATGGCAAAATCAAATACAATGAAAACAATTGACAGGAGGCCAATTGATCTGCAAGAACTTGGTAAGCCGAAGTTGATCAGTGAGAACTCTGCTGATGGATTACCAAGTGACCCGAAGATCCTATGCCCAAACGAACAACAAAACAGCGG GTCTTTATTCACAAGGAATCAGTTAGTAGAACCGAATTATCTACAGTTGCATTTCGTAACGATGGTTTCCTCTCCCCTGGTAACTGGTCAAAAGGTTGAAGGTGAAGGTGGATCTCCTATCCATGTCTTTCTGGTAGACCCTCAAACTGGTTTTCTTGTGCAAGATGGTGCATTGTCAAGGCTAAAGTTGATTGTCTGTGTGCTGGAAGGTGACTTTAATGAAGAAGGTGAAGCTGATTGGGCACAAGAGTACTTCCAGAGTAATGAAATAACCTCGATAATCCCACTCATGGCTGGAAATCTTCATGTGGTCCTTAATGGAGGGATGGGTACACTTGGGGATATCACCTTTAATGAAGAATCTAGCATGGCAAGAAACGGGACATTTAGACTTGGAGTCAAAACTAGTGGAGATTGTCGTGAAGGATTCCGCATTCGTGAGGGCATATCCAATGCTTTTGTTGTGAAGGGTAATGAGG CTACGAGGTGGAAAAAACCAGCTGCTTATGATATGCTTCTTCCTGACGATAGGCATTCTCCGTGCAACTTGCAAGAATCATCGAGTTTTCTTGTGACGGGAAATTATGATGAGATATACGATGACTGGTTACTCTGGTCTTTTGATGAATCTGGAAGTGTATACCAGCATCACCAGCAGGAGTACTGCTTCAAATCAAAGCAGGCAGCAACAAGATGGTTTAAGCTGAAAGCCGTCTTGCAGTGGGCAATTCTAAGGAGAATAATTAtgaggaagagggctcgaAGAATGGTTGTGAAGAACAGAGTTGAGAAGCGATTAG TCAGCACTGCAGGTCAGAATTGGAATGTCAAAGAACACAAGCATGCTCCAGTAACCAGCCTCACACAGATGTATTTTACGTGCAATCATGAACATGAAGATGATGAG AAAGATGGAAAACTGAAGCCTATCAATTCAAGTGACAGAGACACTGTCCCATCAATGCTGGATACATCAGGAATGGGTCAATCTTTAACTCTCTTCCCAACATTACTCACTGGAGATGGTATCAAGGCAAAGGAGGTTCTCAGTCCTCACATGGCCCATTTTAAAGCTACGAAGCAG AAGGGCAAGGAAGTGCTACTAAAAAGGTCTGGATCATTCAGATCAACCATCACAGATGCTGGAGGCTCCATTCCTGCGAAGCCTGACAGCAACTATTTCAGCCACTCATTGACGCTTTTCCCATCATTATTGAATGATATGGAGCCCAATAAAGCTGATGTTCTGGAGCCAATGCCTACAAACTCAGGCAGCTACATTGAACTTACTAAATTAGCCCCCATGGCGGCACTTAGTTCTG CTCTATGTTTGTTAAGCAACGTTAGACAGCCGGCGGAATCTAGTAGTTGTTTAACAGCGCTTGATGATGGTGCCCTTGGACAATGCAAGTATGAGAACGACATGAAACGGGCGAAAAAGAGATGGCGCAAGCTCAAGTCTGTTTTGCGGTTGGTCTTCTTATGGAAAGTCATTGCACCAAGGAGTTTTGAGGGGCATTCTAAAG GGTCTCAAGTGGGAAACTTTCCTGCAAAAGTGCACTCGTCAGCTGTTTCCCGGCGTGTCCACAG ATATGTGCGCAGGAAGGACACAAGCTGGACATTGGTGATGGGATCACTGGAAGATGCATATGCCTGGAGGAAGTATGGTCAGAAAGCGATTCTGGGTCAGAAGTATCCCAG GTCTTACTTCAGATGCCAAAACAGAAAGATCTCTAAATGCCGGGCAACAAAGCAGGTCGAGAGACTTGACTCTGACCCCACAACTTACAGAGTGACCTATTACGGGCACCACACCTGTGACATGTCCGCTGCTGTCTCAAGCCCATCACAGCCGTCGCCACCACCATCGG GTCCAGAGGTAGAAATGCCAAAGTCTCCTCCTACAAAACGAATATCACAGGCCTCTGGCATTAAATGCGATGATCACAAAGAGAGCACGGATCAGACAGCCGTTAATATGAGCAACCTTGGTGATGACATGGAAGATACATTGGCGGACCATCCACTTTAA
- the LOC116200170 gene encoding uncharacterized protein LOC116200170 isoform X17 — protein sequence MVRKKDPFWQYVEPVAEGRFKCNYCGRDFAGGIPRVKSHLSGIKGRDIDICLKVHEDVQAAAREAINGVKRKQKAEASSDDVQISALDATNGTNKRSKVEACSGNFDDNFSNAHEKKDGCMLDNLLAKFALLNDIDCNIIQSSSFIEFVNALLEFGYSYNLPSCSKLKTKLIPNLGMEVAAYVKNVKSSWEQTGCTLISDIWCDDIEGKFHINIISQCPAGLVLLGTFEVSKNDLSSTYFKEIISFVIQHIGPQRVLQFIQSDAQQVELPGPLLHKGFNHIFMTHCAACEIQLLFGDIYTGIEWVRATFDRANFVVDVVYEHYAVLSLVRKYTNKKELKQPLLTEFSSNYEMLQSFVEVKDQLLLLVKSSEWYTSDCDAEETRRQIAETIQNENFWDQVQEVLKALESIFHVFCLVDSSGSTFGYLYGAMEMAEEAMEQLYNNNPNRFQKLWDTFNSRKGRLMHPMHAAAAFLNPAFMCSETFKHSPRIKDGMNFVLKNLVADEEEDDFLDQMDQYHMKASEVFTYTAMKMLKTSHPRKWWDYCGDYLPILKKYAIRILSQPCSSSSCKRSLSASEAAQIKRRRESTPAGLENCLHLRMNATLMAKSNTMKTIDRRPIDLQELGKPKLISENSADGLPSDPKILCPNEQQNSGSLFTRNQLVEPNYLQLHFVTMVSSPLVTGQKVEGEGGSPIHVFLVDPQTGFLVQDGALSRLKLIVCVLEGDFNEEGEADWAQEYFQSNEITSIIPLMAGNLHVVLNGGMGTLGDITFNEESSMARNGTFRLGVKTSGDCREGFRIREGISNAFVVKGNEATRWKKPAAYDMLLPDDRHSPCNLQESSSFLVTGNYDEIYDDWLLWSFDESGSVYQHHQQEYCFKSKQAATRWFKLKAVLQWAILRRIIMRKRARRMVVKNRVEKRLVSTAGQNWNVKEHKHAPVTSLTQMYFTCNHEHEDDEKDGKLKPINSSDRDTVPSMLDTSGMGQSLTLFPTLLTGDGIKAKEVLSPHMAHFKATKQKGKEVLLKRSGSFRSTITDAGGSIPAKPDSNYFSHSLTLFPSLLNDMEPNKADVLEPMPTNSGSYIELTKLAPMAALSSALCLLSNVRQPAESSSCLTALDDGALGQCKYENDMKRAKKRWRKLKSVLRLVFLWKVIAPRSFEGHSKGSQVGNFPAKVHSSAVSRRVHRYVRRKDTSWTLVMGSLEDAYAWRKYGQKAILGQKYPRSYFRCQNRKISKCRATKQVERLDSDPTTYRVTYYGHHTCDMSAAVSSPSQPSPPPSGPEVEMPKSPPTKRISQASGIKCDDHKESTDQTAVNMSNLGDDMEDTLADHPL from the exons ATGGTAAGGAAGAAAGATCCATTTTGGCAGTATGTAGAACCTGTTGCGGAAGGCCGATTCAAATGCAATTATTGTGGACGAGATTTCGCGGGGGGCATTCCAAGAGTTAAGTCTCATTTATCTGGTATTAAAGGCCGTGACATTGATATATGCCTGAAGGTCCACGAAGATGTTCAGGCTGCTGCCCGTGAAGCAATTAATGGGGtcaaaaggaaacaaaagGCTGAAGCCTCTTCAGATGATGTTCAGATCTCTGCTCTAGATGCAACTAATGGCACAAATAAGAGATCCAAAGTTGAAGCATGCTCAGGTAACTTTGATGATAATTTCTCCAATGCGCATGAGAAGAAAGACGGCTGCATGTTGGATAATTTGCTGGCGAAGTTTGCTTTGTTGAATGATATTGATTGCAATATTATCCAGTCGTCTTCTTTTATCGAATTCGTGAATGCCCTGCTCGAATTTGGATATAGCTATAACCTACCAAGCTGTTCGAAGCTGAAGACGAAGCTTATTCCTAATCTGGGGATGGAAGTTGCTGCATATgtgaaaaatgtgaaaagttcaTGGGAACAGACTGGCTGTACACTAATAAGTGACATTTGGTGCGATGATATCGAGGGGAAATTCCATATCAACATCATTTCCCAGTGTCCAGCAGGGTTAGTGTTATTGGGTACATTTGAAGTTTCGAAGAATGATTTATCCAGTACCTATTTtaaggaaatcatttcttTTGTTATTCAACACATCGGGCCTCAAAGAGTCCTACAATTCATTCAAAGTGATGCTCAACAGGTGGAGTTGCCTGGGCCTTTACTCCATAAGGGCTTTAACCATATATTTATGACTCATTGTGCTGCTTGTGAAATCCAGTTGCTCTTTGGGGATATCTACACTGGAATTGAATGGGTTCGAGCGACATTTGATAGAGCTAATTTTGTTGTAGATGTCGTGTACGAGCATTATGCCGTTTTGTCACTGGTAAGAAAGTATACCAACAAGAAGGAATTGAAACAACCTCTTTTGACTGAGTTTTCCTCAAACTATGAAATGCTCCAATCATTCGTTGAAGTTAAAGATCAGTTACTTCTACTTGTGAAATCTTCCGAATGGTATACATCTGATTGTGATGCAGAAGAAACAAGAAGACAGATAGCCGAAACAATTCAGAACGAGAACTTCTGGGATCAGGTGCAGGAGGTGCTAAAGGCTCTAGAGTCAATTTTCCATGTGTTCTGTTTAGTTGATAGCAGTGGCTCCACCTTTGGCTACTTGTATGGTGCAATGGAAATGGCCGAAGAAGCAATGGAACAACTTTACAACAATAACCCAAATAGGTTCCAGAAGTTATGGGACACTTTTAATTCAAGAAAAGGTCGACTTATGCACCCAATGCACGCTGCTGCAGCTTTTTTGAATCCCGCATTCATGTGTAGTGAAACTTTTAAACATAGCCCCAGAATCAAAGATGGTATGAACTTTGTGCTGAAGAATTTGGTAGccgacgaagaagaagatgattttCTTGATCAAATGGATCAGTATCATATGAAAGCATCGGAAGTGTTCACATATACAGCAATGAAAATGCTGAAAACATCTCACCCTC GTAAATGGTGGGACTATTGCGGTGATTATCTTCCCATACTAAAAAAATATGCTATCCGAATTCTAAGCCAACCTTGCAGTAGTTCGTCCTGCAAAAGGAGTCTAAGTGCATCCGAAGCTGCCCAGATCAAGCGACGAAGGGAATCCACACCAGCAGGGCTGGAAAATTGTCTACATTTAAGGATGAATGCAACGTTGATGGCAAAATCAAATACAATGAAAACAATTGACAGGAGGCCAATTGATCTGCAAGAACTTGGTAAGCCGAAGTTGATCAGTGAGAACTCTGCTGATGGATTACCAAGTGACCCGAAGATCCTATGCCCAAACGAACAACAAAACAGCGG GTCTTTATTCACAAGGAATCAGTTAGTAGAACCGAATTATCTACAGTTGCATTTCGTAACGATGGTTTCCTCTCCCCTGGTAACTGGTCAAAAGGTTGAAGGTGAAGGTGGATCTCCTATCCATGTCTTTCTGGTAGACCCTCAAACTGGTTTTCTTGTGCAAGATGGTGCATTGTCAAGGCTAAAGTTGATTGTCTGTGTGCTGGAAGGTGACTTTAATGAAGAAGGTGAAGCTGATTGGGCACAAGAGTACTTCCAGAGTAATGAAATAACCTCGATAATCCCACTCATGGCTGGAAATCTTCATGTGGTCCTTAATGGAGGGATGGGTACACTTGGGGATATCACCTTTAATGAAGAATCTAGCATGGCAAGAAACGGGACATTTAGACTTGGAGTCAAAACTAGTGGAGATTGTCGTGAAGGATTCCGCATTCGTGAGGGCATATCCAATGCTTTTGTTGTGAAGGGTAATGAGG CTACGAGGTGGAAAAAACCAGCTGCTTATGATATGCTTCTTCCTGACGATAGGCATTCTCCGTGCAACTTGCAAGAATCATCGAGTTTTCTTGTGACGGGAAATTATGATGAGATATACGATGACTGGTTACTCTGGTCTTTTGATGAATCTGGAAGTGTATACCAGCATCACCAGCAGGAGTACTGCTTCAAATCAAAGCAGGCAGCAACAAGATGGTTTAAGCTGAAAGCCGTCTTGCAGTGGGCAATTCTAAGGAGAATAATTAtgaggaagagggctcgaAGAATGGTTGTGAAGAACAGAGTTGAGAAGCGATTAG TCAGCACTGCAGGTCAGAATTGGAATGTCAAAGAACACAAGCATGCTCCAGTAACCAGCCTCACACAGATGTATTTTACGTGCAATCATGAACATGAAGATGATGAG AAAGATGGAAAACTGAAGCCTATCAATTCAAGTGACAGAGACACTGTCCCATCAATGCTGGATACATCAGGAATGGGTCAATCTTTAACTCTCTTCCCAACATTACTCACTGGAGATGGTATCAAGGCAAAGGAGGTTCTCAGTCCTCACATGGCCCATTTTAAAGCTACGAAGCAG AAGGGCAAGGAAGTGCTACTAAAAAGGTCTGGATCATTCAGATCAACCATCACAGATGCTGGAGGCTCCATTCCTGCGAAGCCTGACAGCAACTATTTCAGCCACTCATTGACGCTTTTCCCATCATTATTGAATGATATGGAGCCCAATAAAGCTGATGTTCTGGAGCCAATGCCTACAAACTCAGGCAGCTACATTGAACTTACTAAATTAGCCCCCATGGCGGCACTTAGTTCTG CTCTATGTTTGTTAAGCAACGTTAGACAGCCGGCGGAATCTAGTAGTTGTTTAACAGCGCTTGATGATGGTGCCCTTGGACAATGCAAGTATGAGAACGACATGAAACGGGCGAAAAAGAGATGGCGCAAGCTCAAGTCTGTTTTGCGGTTGGTCTTCTTATGGAAAGTCATTGCACCAAGGAGTTTTGAGGGGCATTCTAAAG GGTCTCAAGTGGGAAACTTTCCTGCAAAAGTGCACTCGTCAGCTGTTTCCCGGCGTGTCCACAG ATATGTGCGCAGGAAGGACACAAGCTGGACATTGGTGATGGGATCACTGGAAGATGCATATGCCTGGAGGAAGTATGGTCAGAAAGCGATTCTGGGTCAGAAGTATCCCAG GTCTTACTTCAGATGCCAAAACAGAAAGATCTCTAAATGCCGGGCAACAAAGCAGGTCGAGAGACTTGACTCTGACCCCACAACTTACAGAGTGACCTATTACGGGCACCACACCTGTGACATGTCCGCTGCTGTCTCAAGCCCATCACAGCCGTCGCCACCACCATCGG GTCCAGAGGTAGAAATGCCAAAGTCTCCTCCTACAAAACGAATATCACAGGCCTCTGGCATTAAATGCGATGATCACAAAGAGAGCACGGATCAGACAGCCGTTAATATGAGCAACCTTGGTGATGACATGGAAGATACATTGGCGGACCATCCACTTTAA